tgggggctcgtccgggatcgaAAGGACGAGCTGCGCTTGTAAGACGAGATGGCCTCGACCGCTCCCACGAGGAAACGGCTCAGGATAGCGACTCCACAATCGGACGCTGCGGAGATGACGGCGGAAGTCGTCACACTTCAGGCAGTGATACGGGAGATCCGCGAGATGCGCGAGGAACACGCACGAAGGGAGCGCGAATACGCGGAGAGGTTCCGCCGCCAGGAGGAGGAGCTACATCGTCTCCATGGGACGAACTCCAGCGATATCCCGCAGCTAAGTCCCTCAATTAATAGAGTGCCCGGGGACTCGAGAGCGCGAAACGCGAGCGGCGCGGAAACGTGGGGCGCGTACGCGGGGGAGACAGCCGCGGtcgcgagcggcgcggcgcgagtgACGGGCGCGGGTGAAGACGCGTTCGGAGACGGAGTTCCTCGCGGTATTAAACTAAAGCCCGATACGTACGACGGGACGGCGCCTTTACGCGAGTTTCTTCCGCAATTCACGCTTATTGCCGTTGCGAATAAATGGAACGAGGCAGAAAAAGCGGTCGTATTGGCGTCAAGCTTGCGGGGGAAAGCACGTTCATTGCTTGATTCGTTCGCCGACGGAATCGAGTCTCTCTCTTACGCGAAATTAAAGGCAAAGTTAGAGCTGCGTTTCGGTGAAAGTGAGCTCGCACAAAACTTTTATCTGCAATTCATTAACCGGAGACAGCGCCTGGGCGAGGATTTCGCAGCGTTGGGCGCGGACTTAGAGAGATTATCGCAGAAAGCGTATCCCGAATGCTCACATGAAGTTCGCGATAAGATTGCGAGCTCTCAATATGTCGCCGCGTTGACCGACGATTTTGTGAAGCGTACCCTTCAAGTCGAAAGAGTAACGTCACTTAGAATAGCGATTGAGCGTTCGAAGACGCTCAAATTTGTAAACCAGAAtcgtttttcagaaaaaagaGACACTACGCCGGGAGAGTCTCGTTCCGGCCAGAATGAACGCCGGAAAACAAAGGAGTGTTGGGGATGTGGGGCAACTGGGCACTTCCGTTCGGAGTGTCCCGCGCAGAAACAGGAAAACTAGCTTCTGTCGGGTTAATCGGGGCTGGCTCGACAGGCGAAGTCCGGGCTCCGGTTTACACGCGCGGCAGAGCTAATGTTATTCGCCGACTCGGAGGCGTGGGCGCGGACCCGCGCAGACGTTGTTGTGTTAAtagatttttagataataaatcTTGTATTCTTAGAATTGTTCGATTTTGCTgcgtttttaaatgttttattgcaGAAATTAACATCAAACGGAAAAGGTATGGCGACAGAGGAATTACAGTTTTCTCCTGGGGAACCTTTCTGGACTGCCTCTCTCACGGTTTTTGACCGTGGTTTTCCCGTGAGACTTAGGGCGAATGCCGAGGCAGGAAACAGAGAGCTCTTGGAGCGATGGATCCACGGAAGATTTCCCCCTCTGGTACCGAAGAAAGAAGACCCAAGCGCGCAAGACTCAGGAGGAAAGAAGAGCACCGGCGGCGGAAGGCAGGGGTCAAGCGGAGTCTTCGTCATGGAGCCTGGCCAGCTCTATGAGAAGAAGAAGCTCCGGAGTGCGGTTGGGACCAAGAAAAGGACGGCGCCCGGTAACCTGTGGCGGCAGCCCGGGGTAGGGCAGGAGGCCGTCCCGGTACCCTGGAATCGCATGATTGAAGAGGACCTGTTGTGGAAGTTGGGATGGACGGGGCTCGGTAACTCGGTGCAGCAGCACGAGGTGAGCAGGAAACCGTCCAGTCAGCGGCTTCCCTAGTTGCAGCAAGCTGCCTCCCtgattgtcgggacgacaatctGAAGAAGGGGGGCAGTGTTGCGTGCGTGCCGCCCGGTATGCTTCGAGTCCGAGCTGAAGCGTGCGACGAGCCGTCTTTCCGAAATGTCCTTAGCAACAAGCTTGTTGATTTATGGATTTTTTGATTTAATGGCACAGCTGATAAATTTTGTCTCGAGCTGCTGGACTGTGCGGACGTGGTCCACGCTCCTCCTGTATCGCGacgttataataaacattaagtTTGTTCTCCTTATACCGCAGTGTCTCCTTTATTTCCGCGAGCGTCGGGAGTGCGAGCGACTGAGTGACTGTGAGTGATCGAACGACGCGGCGAGcgcaacaatattatatactgattgtgagattaAAGAGATAGTCGCCCGAGTAGTATTTAATGTGCTATACTTTGCGCCCTTTTGAAATCTGCTATTAAGAAAATCAATAACATCTGAAGTTTTCGTATTGAAAATATCCAGTCCTTTAGTATGTGCATAGTCCCACCAGCATTTCAGATTACACTCGTATTGTTTGAGAGTCGACTTCGCATTGGAATCGACCATCACATTCACGGAATCTTCACTGACTCCCTTCCTCAAGAATGCTGTCCTGATAATTTGCCTACCACCAATAAAAGGTGGGGGGGCTAATGGATGAATCTTGTTTCTATAAGGAGATATTAATACTTGGGTTGAATGTGATGGTAGGTTCAGTAAGtagcgatataaaaaaagggTACCAGGGCTGTGTTGGCCATAAGTATACTACAAGTACCCCTACCTTATCATTGATGATTTTTCTTAATGTACGAAGGAAAGTGCGAAGGGAGGAAAAGCATAGAAAAATTCATTCTTCCAGGGTCTAGTGAAAGCATCTACTAAGTCTGCTTCAGGATCAGGGAAACGagagtaaaatttattacattttctatttaGCCTAGTTGcaaataaatctattaaaaaaggtccaaattttttttcgatttgttTGAAGGCCGATGGGGAAAGTTCCCATTCAGTGTCCACGTTAGTATTGCGTGATGCTCTGTCTGCTTGTATATTCTCTACCGACTTAATGTATGATGCTTTCAGCCATATTTTCCTCTCTTTGCACCATTTCTAAATATCCCTGGTAAGTTCGCTAAGGTTGTGACCGAACGATGCATAATCGGGCCACGGGGTACGCTATTTTGTCCTATTagtcatcggtcgccactcggtttaaccttTATATACCGAGAAGGTAGGTATTCGTAATGAAAATCAGCCAAAATgtgaacaatttgtttaaacaattttattttttcaatcccGCCACAACTGCTCGATAAGCATCGCCTGAGCTCTGGATACCGCTAGGTATGACCTCAATCGGCCAGCCAGGGATACCTGTTAGCCGGACAGCTGCTTGATCAGGTAATATCTCCTTAACCCTTAGACTTTTCAGATTCCTGCCACGGTTGCCTCCTCTGGGATGCTCTGCCGTTCACCTCCACTATCGATCATTCATCTACCTCATCCGTGGAACCATGATTGCCGGACAACCGCTTGATCGGCTAAGTCCCGAcattaatataagtaaaacgctattaattctcttttattttcaggtttcgtCGACAGCTGCTTCATCACCATCGCCGATGTCGTAGATCACCGCTGCTCACCGATGTCTAGGATCAACGCGTCTAGGAGATAGCCGGACAACCAGGTAAGTACGAAAACTGTCCGCGTAACTACAACTAATATCAACTTTTTTCAGGTTTCCGCCACGGTTTCCTCATCAATGGCCTCCTCTGAAGTAGAATCTGTGATGACCTTGAAGATCGGACCACGCTATCACCAAGATGGCCGGACAGCCGCTTGTTCAGGTAAGTTTCCGGGtaagtaaagatattttcgtctggatttttgcaaataacgattgcttttattgttaactataATTGCACAATGTTGGTTGTTCACAATTAACGATTGCCACATAAGATGgcggtcgcacgtctcgcaaagtgcgATTTCGCGATTCGGGTACGCGAGACCCGTACGTCTTTCGTATCGACGTCACGTAACGCTGTTGgcgggcgttcccgtttgttAATAGCCGCTGAGGTAGTCTTAATATTCGTATTCcgtttcgcgttcgcgaatatTCTTCTACGATACGCCGGTATAATACGCGCGAGAGTGCTACCTTTGAGCGAccacgagagactgcctcgagaaACGTTGCTCTCTCGGGCTCCCTACCACCGAGTTTTTTCCCCTTCCACAGGGTCTCGGCCGCTTTCTCCTCTCTGGAAATTTCCATTCCTACGCTTGAACAATAGGTGTTTACGCGTTTCGGCACACCAGGTGTGCGCCAGATGTTCGCGATGGAAATTTCCAACGCTAGTACACTATATGCGTTGCGCTCTTTCGACTTCCGGGTAGCAACAATTCAACTTTTACAATTATGAACTTATGACAACGCCGACCGGTGCGCAAGGTCTCTCGGAGGTCCCAGATCATGATTCTGCGTCGACTTCCTGGAGAAGACGTCCAGGTCGCGTTTAAAACGTCCGCCAATGGCGGCGACCTATCTGCCTACTCTTTAGGCCCCTACCGATCGTATTCCGGCCTTACTTCCTGTAGCCGACGTCTGAAACTACCAGTTGTCCGGACTGTCCGGACAACCCCCTATTAGGATGGTCGGATTTTGATCGCGCTTCGATCTTCGGATGTACCAGGTGTCCCTGGTGACGCAATCCTAGTTTTTGTCAtctgtccggcaaaccgggtGTTTGCGCGGTCAGATCGCACTCGCGATTGACTCGGATGTCTTCTCGACCTTCCCCGAGTAcgcatatttaatttcatgcCGGTCCGACGCTCGGTTCAAGATATCGGgtctgtccggcaaaccggaTGTTTGCGCGGTCAGATCTCGCTCGCGGTTGACTCGTATGTCTTACCGACCTTCCCTGAGTGAGCATATCGAATCTCAATTCGGTCCGACGCTCGGTTCACGATATTAAgtctgtccggcaaaccggaTGTTTGCGCGGTCAGATCTCGCTCGCGGTTGACTCGTATGTCTTACCGACCTTCCCTGAGTGAGCATATCGAATCTCAATTCGGTCCGACGCTCGGTTCACGATATCAAgtctgtccggcaaaccggaTGTTTGCTCGGTCAGATCTCGCTCGCGTTTAGTCTCTAGGGCTAACTCATGTCCCTGAACACGCATATTTCATGCTGCGACGTTACGACGCTTCGCTCGCCATATTGCCCCTTGTCCGGCAAACCAGTCGTTTGCGGGGGCGGATCACGTTCGCGATAATCTCCAGAGGTCGGTGAAGCCTTCCTCTGGCGGCAGTTCAAGCCATTTGGCGCTGCGTCGCCGCGTTCGTCATTTGGTGACGTGTCCGGCAAACCTGGGGTTCGCGCGATCGGATTGTGTTCGCGATAGTCTCCAGAGGTCGGTGAAGCCTTCCTCTGGCGGCAGTTCAAGCCATTTGGCGCTGCGGCGCCCCCTTCGTGTGTTTCGCCGGATGTCCGGCAAACCCCATGTTTGCGCGGTCGGATCGCGCTAATTTTCGAATGATCCTCTCGTGAGGATGCCAGGAGTCGGCATCTCGACTCTCGTTCGCCTGACGTGCGCGTTGTCTGAATCCCGCGTTGAAGATTGTGTGTGGCTCGACCAATCATCGTTTCGGTGCTACCGCTGATCCACGCACCTATTAAATCAAAACGGAAAACTGCTTTCCTGGTCGGGCCTGGCACTTGGTgccgagaaaaagaaaataaaaatacttgtgGATCGCTGAAAATAACTGCTTATATGCTAAGTGGGCCGCTGCCCAGCGACCGCTGTCGCATATCTTATTAATCATTACGCCGGACGAATAGGCtgaataactttattataaaatgaaataactaTGTACAACTCAGTAGTGTATATAGGCGGGTTCAGTCCCGGGAGCTccgagggggggtgagggagggGGGGTATCGGaccgagggggggggggggggggatatCGGATCGCGCCGGGAGCTCCGAGGgggggggtgagggaggggggtatcggatttcgcggggggggaggggagggggggaggagcGGGGTATCGGGGATGACTCACCGTgatgactcaccgggatgagTTACCGGGATTACTTACCGGGATGATTCACCCGCGCCGCGggttcgcggtcgcggtcgcggtcgcggtcgcgccgcgggggccgcgcgAGGGTCCGCGGGAGCCGCgtgggggtccgcgggggcggcggtcgcgccgcgggggccgcgcgAGGGTCCGCGGGGGGCCGCGGGAGtttaagaccaaaaaaaaGCCGAGCAACAATACCGCGGGCAAGGGGGGAGCGGGGAGAGGGGGTCCGCGGGGAGGAGGGTGGGGGACTCGAGGGCGAAAGTGTCCGCGGGGAGGGGGCGCGGGTGGTCCGccgggaggggggggggtggtCGGCGAGCATGTCGGGAcatgtttattaaatgttaataaacatATCGTTGACAAGGGTACCGCCGAGGGGGGGTGTCCGCGTTCTACGCCGAGCATCGGTTGCACGAATTGGTAATCAAATATTGCATTATCGCATATCATAACATAGAAGCGAGTGGTccgggggggggagggggggtcGTCACTTTATCGGCGCGGGGTATTACAAAGGCGATGGGCGCCGTTCGGCTGTTGGAATTTTATCGGCGGCGCGCCGCGGGACGATGGGGGTCCGCGTCCAACGGCCACGTCGGttcgcgtgacgtcacacggctCGCCCGCGTCTCGTTCGCGTTGTCTTTCCCTCAGCgcggtctctctctcgctcccgttCTTTTGTCTCTCCCCCGTTCGCGCGCGTCTTTTCGTTGGCGTTCTCTTTTCCTCGCGCggatttaacttaataattattattattatacttaataatagTGAAGAAAGCGGAAAACGGTTGCAGAAGTcgccaaagaaaaaaatataatggcgGTGTATAAAACTGATAGTCGTAAGACAAAATATGTCTCGCACTACAAAGGCGAGCGCCGAGGTCCGCCGGAACATCGCGGCACCTCGCTTCTATGTTATGATATGCGATAATGCAATATTTGATTACCAATTCGTGCAACCGATGCTCCAGCGGACGTCGCATATACGGCTCGAATAGAAATGCGcgcgaagaaaatatatagcatgatttatacacaaaaaaacaatccatctacgcagtacgtgaaaaaaaacaaagaaagaaatgacgtcatcgggacgatgattgacccgataacgcatcaAACCTGTAGGGACATGTTCGTCGTGAGCAAAtgttttctaggaaaaggggggtgttatcgcgtagactaaacaatttcgcgctattttttacgacgcagtacgcgagacaaaggaagaaatgatCTATCAAttggagcgagagagagggcAAAGGTATATATAATGAGGGATGAAGCGCATCGAGCCGCATTAGCATACGATTTGAGAGTGATACATCGGTTGCGAcgtgaacattattttttttataacattgagCAAGAAGAAATGGCATGTAATCGCCCATGGACACCGGACTATAAAATTGACATCGATGAAATCGAAGAAAGTAGTGACTTTATATACTtcgatcattttttataatgaagcTTTATTAGATGATATCGCCAAAGCTTTGCGTGAAGAAGATCGAGGAGGAAAATCGACGGATGTGCAACGAAACTCACTAGCGCACTttgttcgcgatcgcgaactcGGGATACGAGGAACCGATAAACGCATTGTTCATAGACAAGGAGTTGTTATCAAGGATTTcggatataataataactattacGGTAGCTCAAAATGGAGAATGTACATACAGACGCGGAACGAGGATAAAGCTCATACAGCTTCATCTGTGACAAAACCCTTTCCTTTTACAATAAACCTGACTTTAGGTCCGAGTATAAGGAGTGTCACTATTGGGAAGTGGCAATGGGAAATGTGTCAAAGTAGTGGTTGGTATGATGGTGATGAACAATATGTGTCTGCAACGCTATTACCATATAAACCATTGATATCTAATGAAGTATCGCTATTGGGCGACTACAGTTGTCGACTTCGTGGTGATGAACAACCTGAATCTGATGAACAACCTAAATCTGAGTAGATAAAACATGGATCAATTCGAGCAAACCGAACGCGATCTATTGGAGCTGTCCGACCAAGTAGCTACCGTGGATGAATTTTTCACATGGGCGCTGCAATGCGCGGAATTCGTCGAGCAGCTCGAGACACGCTGTAGTGCCAAACGTCAGCGGCTCTCCGACAATCCAACGATCGGGCAAAGGCAATCGTTGGTTGCCAGAATTGCGCGACTCGAGGGTGTGAAGTTGCGATTGGAAAGACAATTTATTCATAGCGGTGGTGATTATGCGAACGCCGGTACCAGTGGCGACACGCGCGCGACAGAACTCGTATGGCGAGAAATCGACGCCGGGTTCAAAAAGCGTATAATGACCGGTGCGGTAATTAATACAGACCATATAGAACCGCGACAGTTTTTGGAAGACGCCTGCAGCGTCGTGTGCAAGCAAGTGCGAGACAGTATAAAAACACATAACTGTGTCAAAGCGAACACCGCGTTCAACGGGGAGTTTGTGGCGGGTGATAAACGTGCCAATAAgagtatatgtacaaataacatAGAACTCTGTGGTACATCGCACTTGCGCGAGTGGTACGAGCTACACGTTATCGAGCCCACATTAGCGAAACTCGAGGAGTTCCAGGAACGCGACAGTGATTGGGCGTTGACTCGAATCCTCAATTTGACGGTGAGCGTCAACAAGTACAATCCTTTGCGCGCGGGGTGTCACATAAAATTGCCTGAAGACATTAAATTGAAGCACGCGGTGATCAATGTGCTGTCTATGGACAATGCGTGTTTTGCGTGGGCCGTGACGGCTGCTTTGCATCCAGCCGAAAGACATCCAGAACGGGAATCTTCATACCCGCATTATTCAACGGTACTGAATTTACGAGACATTGAGTTCCCAATGACGTTGAGGCAAATTAAACAGTTCGAACGACTCAACGATATATCCGTCAATGTCTATATCATCGAGGGACAGAAGATTTCAAACGTTCTCCCGATACGGCTTACCGACCGCACGAGTGATAAAAAACATGTGAATCTGCTGTACATGCAGGACCCACGAGATGACAATGTTGGACATTTCGCGTGGATTAAACATCTATCCCGCCTCGTGAGCTCGCAATtgagcaagaaaaagaacaaaaaatttttttgcgatcggtaagtacctatacttttattaataatatatatcattatatattttttgtaaaaaaatttataatatttgtgtttcATTTTTGCAGATGTCTTCACTACTTTAGTTCGAGCATGAAATTGGAAGCCCACACCGTGGAATGTCGAAAGGTAAACAAATGCGCAACCCGACTACCGAGCGAGGACAACAAGTGGCTCAGCTTCAAGAACCACAGCAGGAAAGAGCGACTTCCCTTCGTGGTGTACGCCGATCTGGAGTGCGTGCTGCAGAAGACACAACCGGATACGGAACACGCGTCATACGCCTACCAACATCATCGGGTTTGTAGTATAGCATACTACGTACAGTGTTCGTACGACGAAACGTTATCGACATAtcgatttcgtcgcgataacgaCTGTGTCGCGTGGTTCGTCGAGGAACTCAACGGATTGGCGCATCGCGTAAAAAACATCTTGTCCGACATTGTATGCATAGTAGACctaacgcgagacgagtgggagACATTTCACAGCGCGACGAAATGTCATATATGCGAACAACAATTCGCGCCTGATGATAATAAAGTGCGCGATCATTGCCACCTGACCGGGCGGTACAGAGGTCCAGCACACTCGACGTGCAATCTGAATTATAAGAATTCTCACTTTATCCCagtaatatttcacaatctGTCGGGTTATGACGCGCACTTTATTATCAAGGAGATAGCTGCCGCGTTCGAAGGCAAGATCGATGTACTGCCTATAACAAAGGAAAAGTACATCTCATTTACTAAACACGTGAAAGACACCGCGGAAAAATCTGATTCGCGAAACGATATACAGTTAAGATTTATCGACTCGTACAAATTTCTTAGCGCGAGTCTCGCAAAATTGGCATCCTTCCtagataatgataaattaaaaattatacgttcaaaattttccgcgttatccGACAACGATTTCAAATTATTGACGCGAAAAGGTGTCTTTCCATACGAATACGTAGACAGCGTCGAAAAGCTGGAGGATACGTGTTTACCGCCGCGCGATTCATTTTACAGTTCCTTGACCGGTGAAaccgtatccgagagcgattacgcgcacgccgcGAACGTATGGCAGCGATTCTCCGTTCGAACCCTGGGCGAATACAGCGATCTATACCTGAAAACCgatgtcttgctgttggccgacgtgtttgaaaatttccgCGACAGCTGCGTCGCGAGTTACGGACTTGATCCCGCGTACTACTACACTTTACCAGGCTTTACGTGGGACGCCATGTTGAAACATACGCGTATCAATTTTGAACTGCTGACCGACGTTGACATGGTCATGTTTGTCGAACGTGGTATTCGTGGCGGGCTGAGTCAATGTTCCGGCAGATACGCGAAGGCCAACAAGTATATGGAGTCGTACGATTCAtcgaaaccgtcgtcgtacctAATGTACTTCGATGTCAACAACTTGTACGGCTGGGCGATGTGTAAGCCACTGCCCTACGCGGAGTTTCGATGGGTCGAAGACGCGTCAAATTTCGACGTTAACGCGATCGCTTTGGATTCGCCTACGGGCTATATTCTCGAGGTCGATCTCGAGTATCCGCAGGATAAACATGACGCGCACGCtgacctaccgttctgtccgatGCGCGATAAACCGTTTGGCAAACGGCAGGACAAACTTCTCGCCACGCTGCACGATAAGGAGCGTTACGTCATCCATTATCGCAATCTGCAACAGTGCATGCGTCATGGCCTTCGCGTCACTAAAATACATCGCGTATTGCAATTCGCTCAATCTGAGTGGCTCTGCTCTTACATCGAACTCAATACAAAATTCAGGACACAGGCAAAAAATGAGTtcgaaaaaacattatataaattaatgaataacgcTGTTTTTGGAAAAACAATGGAGAATGTACGAAACCACGTCGATGTAAAACTAGTGATGACGTGGAAGGgtagatacggcgcggaggcaATGATCGCGCGACTGAATTTCCACAGCAGTAGCGTGTTTTCAGAAAATCTGGTGGCCATCGAACTTCGCAAACTCGAGGTGAAATTCGACAAACCGATCTACGTCGGCATGTGCATTCTCGACTTGTCGAAGGTGTGCCTGTACGAATTTCACCACGAATACATGTCTCCCCTGTACCGCGACTCGTGTAGAATCATGTATACCGACACGGACAGTTTGATTTATCATATCAAGTGCGACGACGCGTACGAGAACATGAAACATGATATAGCCCGGTTCGACACAAGTGACTATGCGGTAGATAACGCTTATGATATGCCTctcgtcaataaaaaagtgcCGGGCCTGATGAAGGATGAAAACAATGGGACCATTATGACCGAATTCGTTGGACTTAGGACGAAAATGTACGCCTTGCGAGTCGATGGCaaaaaagtttgtaaaaaagCGAAAGGTGTCAAAAGTAACGTCATCGCGCGCACCATCACGTTCGACGACTACACGCGATGTTTGAACGATGAGATCGAAACAACTCGACCGCAGTCGTGCATACGATCAAAAATGCACGAAGTGTACACTATTAGCGAGACGAAAATCGCTCTGAGTCCGTACGACGATAAGCGATATATCGTGCCGGATTCGACCGATACGTTGCCGTGGGGACATTACCGAATACCTTTGTAACGTACgcatgtatgtatgcatgtatgtaaTAGTATAACGTATGCAgtagtatatgtatgtaatagtATAACGTAACGTATTGTgagtattatattacagtattggaatgaatattaataaagatatgaCACAtgtgtatttcatattttttacgtactttatatgtatttcatattttcaaacattttacatgtattacatattgcatttttatgttaagaataaaaatacagtttgCACGAATTAAATCACATTGTCCTTGTGTATCCATGAGTTGTGTGATCCATCGAATCCCAGCCATTTCACGTAAACCTCGTCGCCCCTCCTGCGCAGTACTTTCTCCACGAGATACACGTCAGGATAAGTCGCGCGATGCAACTCGTACTCGTAGAACGCTCCAGCGACGGATTTTCCACGATAGTCCTCGAGTAGGTAGGTTACGGGATTGGTATGCTGCACTTTAACGATCTTAAACACCTCGGTGGTCCAATTCGGCGTGTAACCCTTCTCGAAAATTGTCTTGTATTTGCTGACGCGTACCGAGTCGCCCGGTTTAAACTTTGCCGGGCCCGCGATCTTTATCGCGCTGTACACCGTAGCCAAGAGTCTTtcggcgatcgcgggggtaacgtcgacgggtcgcatgccgatcgttcgatgcttgcgcgcgttgtaatccgaCACGAGTCGCGATAACGCGTCGACCCACTTGTAAGTTCCATTGagcgtaaacattttccacatattgttttttaacgtgcgattgaatcgctCGACGACCGACGCCTTCATCACCGAATACGtggaataatgatttataCCGTGTTTTCTCACGAGACGTTGCACGTCGgtgttgtaaaattccttCCCCATGTCGGTTTGTAGATTACTAGAGCACCTCCCGCTATCTCGAATTATCTCAGCGATAGCGTCAGCTGTCTCGCTGCCACCTTTACCCTTGAGCGGCACGGCCCAGGCGTACTTGCTCAACACATCGATGACGGTGAGTATGTAGTGGTAGCCTCCGTTGAAACGCGAGTACGGACGCATCTCGACGATATCAGCCTGCCACAGGTCGTCGTACCCTCGCACTATGACGTGTCTGCggggaaaatttcttctcgccggTGCATGCAATTCGTCCACCAACCGtcgcttttcgatatttttatccacATCGGTCGATTTTAACGGTCTCATGTTTCGTTGTCGCCGTTTCTGCTTCTAATGCATCGTTCGTAGCAGTT
The window above is part of the Temnothorax longispinosus isolate EJ_2023e chromosome 8, Tlon_JGU_v1, whole genome shotgun sequence genome. Proteins encoded here:
- the LOC139818213 gene encoding uncharacterized protein — encoded protein: MDQFEQTERDLLELSDQVATVDEFFTWALQCAEFVEQLETRCSAKRQRLSDNPTIGQRQSLVARIARLEGVKLRLERQFIHSGGDYANAGTSGDTRATELVWREIDAGFKKRIMTGAVINTDHIEPRQFLEDACSVVCKQVRDSIKTHNCVKANTAFNGEFVAGDKRANKSICTNNIELCGTSHLREWYELHVIEPTLAKLEEFQERDSDWALTRILNLTVSVNKYNPLRAGCHIKLPEDIKLKHAVINVLSMDNACFAWAVTAALHPAERHPERESSYPHYSTVLNLRDIEFPMTLRCLHYFSSSMKLEAHTVECRKVNKCATRLPSEDNKWLSFKNHSRKERLPFVVYADLECVLQKTQPDTEHASYAYQHHRVCSIAYYVQCSYDETLSTYRFRRDNDCVAWFVEELNGLAHRVKNILSDIVCIVDLTRDEWETFHSATKCHICEQQFAPDDNKVRDHCHLTGRYRGPAHSTCNLNYKNSHFIPVIFHNLSGYDAHFIIKEIAAAFEGKIDVLPITKEKYISFTKHVKDTAEKSDSRNDIQLRFIDSYKFLSASLAKLASFLDNDKLKIIRSKFSALSDNDFKLLTRKGVFPYEYVDSVEKLEDTCLPPRDSFYSSLTGETVSESDYAHAANVWQRFSVRTLGEYSDLYLKTDVLLLADVFENFRDSCVASYGLDPAYYYTLPGFTWDAMLKHTRINFELLTDVDMVMFVERGIRGGLSQCSGRYAKANKYMESYDSSKPSSYLMYFDVNNLYGWAMCKPLPYAEFRWVEDASNFDVNAIALDSPTGYILEVDLEYPQDKHDAHADLPFCPMRDKPFGKRQDKLLATLHDKERYVIHYRNLQQCMRHGLRVTKIHRVLQFAQSEWLCSYIELNTKFRTQAKNEFEKTLYKLMNNAVFGKTMENVRNHVDVKLVMTWKGRYGAEAMIARLNFHSSSVFSENLVAIELRKLEVKFDKPIYVGMCILDLSKVCLYEFHHEYMSPLYRDSCRIMYTDTDSLIYHIKCDDAYENMKHDIARFDTSDYAVDNAYDMPLVNKKVPGLMKDENNGTIMTEFVGLRTKMYALRVDGKKVCKKAKGVKSNVIARTITFDDYTRCLNDEIETTRPQSCIRSKMHEVYTISETKIALSPYDDKRYIVPDSTDTLPWGHYRIPL